The genomic DNA AACTCACCAGTGGATCCATCAACCAAGAAAATTCTGGATGACTCAAGAATTAAGGCTCATGGAGAAACTACAGTAAAAGAGTTGGCAGAAAGAGGAGCTAAGGTTGTAAT from Candidatus Bathyarchaeota archaeon includes the following:
- the pgk gene encoding phosphoglycerate kinase — encoded protein: MAKFLTLNDVDVEGKVVLVRVDFNSPVDPSTKKILDDSRIKAHGETTVKELAERGAKVV